Below is a window of Sporosarcina ureae DNA.
ACTCTCCCCTATTCGTAAGATAGAAGAATATGTATTTACTGAGGGAGTGATTTAATTGAGAACACAGACTGAACAGATCAAGAAACAAGTACTCGATGCATTTCAATTTCGTCATGCGACAAAGTTATATGATGAAACAAAAGTAATTTCGGATGAAGACTTCGCTTATATTCTCGAAGCAGGCAGACTATCACCCAGTTCATTAGGTTCAGAGCCTTGGAAGTTTCTAGTCGTACAGAGTCCTGAAATGCGTGATAAGTTAATGCCTGTCTGCCCTGGCGCAGTTGAAAAGTTAAGAACTGCGAGCCATTTCATCATTTTGCTTGCTCGTAAAGGTGTACGCTATGACTCTGAGTACTTAATCAGCCAAATGAAAGACATTCAGCAGATGCCGGCTGGAATGATTGAAACGGTGTCTGGCCACTATAAGAATTTCCAAGAGCTTAATAATATTTTAGATACGGAACGTTCATTGTTGGATTGGTCATCTAAGCAGACGTATATTGCGCTTGGTAATATGTTGACAGCAGCTGCAATGATCGGTATAGATTCCACGCCAATGGAAGGATTTAGTCCTGTTGGGCTTGAGAAGGTGCTGGC
It encodes the following:
- a CDS encoding NAD(P)H-dependent oxidoreductase, which translates into the protein MRTQTEQIKKQVLDAFQFRHATKLYDETKVISDEDFAYILEAGRLSPSSLGSEPWKFLVVQSPEMRDKLMPVCPGAVEKLRTASHFIILLARKGVRYDSEYLISQMKDIQQMPAGMIETVSGHYKNFQELNNILDTERSLLDWSSKQTYIALGNMLTAAAMIGIDSTPMEGFSPVGLEKVLADEGLLGDGEFTPSVLAAFGYRQADPARPKTRRSLEDVVEWV